The nucleotide sequence CCTAAATGTGTGTTCATGTGGGTTAATGCTCGAAGACAGAGCCATTAAAGTTTTACCATGACAGCAATGTTTTATTGAGCAGCTTTCTCTGGACTGGGAGAAGCCAGAAGTTGAGGCATAAATCTTGCGGCAAATGCAGACCTCcttatttatttgtgtgaaaaatatgttttctttgacATGAGCTATCAGAACTCAGTGTGTTTATATACAACGATTGGgctaatttatatattattttatattttaggatattttgtacactaaaatatataatgttacattaaaatGGGTTTGTATAAATTAACTAAAAgcgaaatatttcaatttaaaatgaccccacccattctcaaaaaaataaaataaaaacaaaaaacataaaaaaaaatatttacatatgatGCATATTTTTTGTCTTGTCCTCGTTATTTTTGAGAACCTTATTCtaagataaaatattattttacgaTGATCAATGAATTGGAGCAATTGGAATTAGACAGGTGTAGGCGCAATCACTAAGCacagaaaaatgtaatatgtagcCTAGGGGTGTGAGATgttgacaaaaaaattatatctctATATTTTCTGTGATTTTAACGAAAACGATAATCAGACAATATTTCGCTGAGTGTGCACTTCAGGACTGCTGTGGACAGCTGATTCTGTGTTGTGGTCAGTTCAcagaaatttatattttctaacaagtttaaaattatttttaccaaTTTCTTGGTAATTTCTTACATTAAATCAAAAAAGTCAGTTACAATTGTAACACAGTTACCAAACAAATATTATCATTATCAGCAGAATTCATGAcgtgcagaggaaacacagaagctgcatctgaagaggaatttagatgtatttacacactgttcaATGCGGGACATTAATGTATTtgacctgcagttacaaatgcataaataatgttttgatatttgatatctgaaacaaaaaaaacaatttatgtaTAAAGGTACtttaacatgaaattaaaactacCAGCAGGtagcagcaagtcactgttaataagtgaatcattagccgtgtttccactatcgagctaggaccgggcgtgctagtgcgtgccagggccagtcgcgtttccactgtcacttccggggcttgattgtgcctcgccggggcttcctcggggccaacggccaggttttttcggcccgacgaaatctttgggccaaagcgggccagctggggctagaggaggggttacgaacaaaggcggagtttctccgtgtctggagagcgtcagcgcagatcatttcagaaagataacaactttaacaccagcattaaatacattttaaaatcagttgagctcaaaactcatcttactcagcagcgagtgtttgaaataacttaatCCGATGTggataatcactaaacaaggctgaaatatttataagcgatgtaaaagactatgcacgataaacattaacattaccatggtaaatatgaccgcttggagaaatcagacgtcagcttcttattctctatcacaattgtgtatttattaagtaacattttatctgtcgtcttgtttcgtgagtttagctccacgttgcatatcatcaaaatataataatgatttttgttcgggagcttttataaaaatagagagtatGTGCTGTTGATCATTTCAGAAAATAGCCGCTATAACGCCAGCATTAAacgctttatttaaataagttgagctaaAAACTGACTtgcagtcagcagcgagtgtttgaaataacttgatccaatgtggattataggCTTATCACCATacagggcagaaatatttataagagatgtaaaagactatgcacgctgggcattaacattaaacatggtaaatatgaccgcttgaagaaatcagacgtcagcttcttattctctatcacaatcgtgtatttatttaggcTAGTAACTTATActatcacaagcctcgtctcgagagtttagctcatgttgcctattataacaatataataatgtttttgttcgggatcctttataaaaataaagatataattcattcttaatgtgacttaggccactgtgactacaaataaacagaaacagactcgctgaataagcaggctattttcataagtgttaaaaataaataaataaaatagaaagtgtatttatgtttgattaattttgagtcttgataaattaaatcaatatgatcactgtatcacttattctatagttaaaacatcgatgcttttgaattagAATAGgctatataacaaagcatgcaaacaaacggccgcttttatcatgttcgttttgtgattgcatgttccagtgacttatttctaagttttctgataacttctctagtgaaatgatgaggttgcatgacgttgttctgagaggcgtgtaaagggcgtgttttagtgacgagcagcggagcttcaagctccactgtggaaaccctgcgctactctggcctcggtgctactggcccggggctatgagccccgcccggcccgctttatgccctggctcgcactggcccgacagtggaaatgcggctattgcgACTGAATCGAATCATTTAACCAGTTGATTCATTCCGTAACAAAACACTGTCATGCTTTTCGGAGACGCAAAACAGTGCTctggctttgtttggaaccatttTCGTTGGGGCAAAAAACAATAGGCAATATGATGTCTAAAACGTAAGTCTCTTAAtgttaacttattttttattgaactgttgtataaaatcaaaatcacattgtgatatttgcagaaaaaaaattggcactctttgtgtgatattgatcacttatatgaaattatataaatatattaattttatgcccccatatcttgaattttgggagcattctaaatgcattttattatactGAAATGTGCAATGAAAAATAATCTAAATGAGAATTTAGTCTAGCTAGTGTTGAAGCACTCAACTTTTCTTAGAATTAGTGAAGTCCATAAACTGTATGATAAATTAATCtctattttagtttcagttttcagtttcagtGATGACTAATCTGAAAGCCTCTGATTGGTtactgcattcataagctcaacagaatcgtgtgtgattggttataatttaattaattataaatttataGCAACAAACAAAACTTCATTTTAAGTATTTCAGTTTTATTGAAAAACCAGGAGACTCCCCCCACCCCTCAATTCGAACATGTCAACATCAATGTCTTTCTGAACATTTATGATTTCTTAGACATTCACAATGGGCTTGCagcaacacaagggtgagtaaatgatacagaattttcatttttgaatgaactaccactttaaaatgtatttgctatTATAGCAAAAGTAAATATGATCCCTAATGACTCATAAAGATGTTGATGGGCCTTCTTCGATGGTGCTGAAGGAACTCTATCTAACTGTGCATCATTCAATCTCTATGGCAGGGTTCCAGTTTCATAAAAGTGCTCCAGCATGTGCAACCTTGTGGGATCAAGCAAAGGATGCTACAAGAGGAGAAAGCGAACCGATTACATGATGGACCTACATCGCTCTCTACCAGGGACCTCCCTGACCCACCCTCCCCCATCCAGAAGCAAATGGAAAGAAGGTCTGGTTATTTCTGTGATGTCTGTCCATGAATTGTTAATGCCTTTGGATTGGCTGACTGCGCTTTGCTGAGCCTGAGCTGGTTAATTAGACCTAAGGGATGGAGCAAGagagaacaaaactgaaaaagagaAGTGGCATTATCTACAGTATAGATCTCACCAGGTTAGATGGGGAAAGAAATCTATGTGTCTGATGTTATAACTCTCAAGCAGTGTCAGAAAGTAATTCTTTTCTTTTGAGAGTGTTATACAGCCTTGTTTAGAGcataagaaacataaaaaaattctacagtccccaaacatttgaatggcagCACTACTTTATATACTAATTTTGCTCCCATATTTAGAATTATGGGGGCCCTAGCTTGTGCATTTCGGATCCTGCTCTAATCTGATGGTTTGCGTGTTTCTGTGTTTTGTAGGTTTTTGCACCGTGGGTGGCATCTTCTCAAGCACGCATTTAAAACGTTCccactaaatattttatttcagctgtgcATTCAGAGTGCACGGTATTTCCTCTTAGATTTATTAATAACCAACAACCAGTTGTATGCTCTACTTCACTATGTTTTAAACCCAGCTGCGAattaatatgaatgttttaaaagaatATCTTGCAAGAGAATAACACAGAATCAAAGAATGCAGTCTTATTATCTTGCCATAAACATCAGTGCACTGGCGAAATCTCCCGCTGTTGGGAGCACGCAGGAGAGCGCTATAAAAGGAAGACTGTAGTCTTAAAGCATGTACCCTGTATTTCTTCTTTTGGAATATTTCTAGAATCTCTCTAGTCGTCTCTCGGTCATCGTGTGTTGCCATGGAATTCCCAGAGTGCCGCTCCCTCTCCTTAAGTCACAGTCAGTTAGAGTGAGTCAGTATTTTTCCACAGTAAGACACACAGCATATACAGCTGCCGTCAGTATTAGCGGCCACACGGATGATGTGCACGGTTTGGAATGTCCCGTGGACGGTGCAACATGCTTAAAATGTTGACCATGGCAAAAAAATATTCGAGAAGATGCATATTTTAGGTCCCTGTGAGTTCAGCGCTTAATATTTCTGGTAACATTTGATGATTTTACCTCTATCACAGCTGCTGATGATGCTGTGGATGACTTCGTCCCAGACCTATTCCCCATAAGGCACTGCTGCTTCTACACCACATGCTCTGCTAACAAAGCACCAGAGATTAAAGGGCTGTCAGCTCGGGGCTTTAATCTCCTAAAGAGGGACCGCTGGGGCACACAGGCACGTCACAGCACATACTTCCTGTCACTGCCTGTTGTCTGAAGGAGGGATGGCAGTGACAGCATTCATGCCTGAGGAAGGATGATGCTTTTTGCTTATTAACAAAAGACTCACACTGGACGTGTTTTCATATCGGTAGTCTGAGAGATAGTAGGAGTGGCCACGAAACACAGAGTGGAATAAGAGGCGTTCAGTCCCTCTTGGGCAGTTCAGTCAGTTCGTTGTGCAAACACAGCAGGCCCACTGGGGTTAACTCAGCCATGTAATGACACCACAGTGGAATAATGGGCAGCCGTGCTCGAGTTTGTTTTTGCTTGCTTTGTAAAATGGCTGATTCTGAACTGCGAGGACGTGAACCTCTCGCTCAGGTTCAGTGTACCATCAGACTGCCGTTCATTAGCAGCATTAGAACCATGCATCTTCCTCTTAGAGCATGTTTGCACATGTGCCAAAAGTGGGCCAAAGATCACAATCCCAACACTCATTCAATTTACACTCAGCCGATTCCAATTAGCCCAGGGCACGGAAACAGAAGAGCATAGAGGGGAGAGGGAAAAAATGGTCTCCAGTATCTTTGCACTGTCCTCATTTGAGGAAATGAAGCATGGCCTCGGCTTGACCCGTCTCCCTGGGCGCTCAGGCAAATGGAGTGAAGCGTGCAGGTGTTCGGCAGCGCTAAAATATATGTGTAGGTTGACTATATAAGAGTGCACTGACAGAACTGGAACAGTTGCCTTTGGCAGGGTACAAGAGCCACGTTGCAGTGACAGAAATGGCTCATAAATGGCCACACACTGCATGCATGCACTCTGCTTCACATAGATTAAGTCTCAGGAAGCCTACTTGCTCATTGCTGTTGTCAATCTCTCAACCCCAACGCCAGAATGAATGTTTCTTAAGAAGAGTCTTAAACTGAGTCCTACTCTTAAATGATCTACTCATGGAGCCCTGGAAATCAGGTTAATGAGAGATCAGTCGGGGTTACCTATAAGGTATACAGCACATCAGAGACATTAAAGTCTATtctttttcttacatttatttattattattattttttattatttgtcctctccaataattaaaaaaagaacgattattcataaaatgatttgattaaaCCACTTATCTatgatgaacatttttatttttttatgaatatatatatatatatatatatatatatatatatatatatatatatatatatatatatatatacatacatacatacatacatacatatatatatatatatatatatatatatatatatatatgtatatatattcaggGACAATGTAAAAAATGTCAGAATGACACAGCTGCCATaatataataatgaagaaaaaaacataattataagaAAAGATACAATCTAATCTAACAATCTAATCAAGCACAGTATTCTTGCATAGTCATTTATTattagttctttaaaaaaaatgctgctttaTTAAATTATGCAACTCcccaatatttgtatatatatatatatatatatatatatatatatgtgtgtgtgtgtgtgtgtgtgtgtgtgtgtgtgtgtgtacaatacaatatacagtatatataaatatacatatacacacacacatgcacaaaaaaattattcGCAAAATATTTTTGAGAATAATGATTAATATGTAAACATCAACTAATGACCTAGAAAAAAAGGAAGTTTGAGTTGTTTCCTTAAAATGTTGTTTCCTTTGCATTGGTAATGGACTTGACATAGTACATATTTGCCTAATTCAGTGATATTTACTTCATCATGTTCTTAAGACAAGGTCATGCATGAGCTGAAAGGTAAGATTAGCACTGCCTtgtggttaaaaataaaattatattcataCATTTGACACTAAGTCTGTTTAAATGATCACAAACCCTGGTGACCACTATCCTCCTTTGAACCGGACCAATGTGATGTTAAATACTGTCTGGAGCACACTTTTACACTCTGAGATTGTTCTCTTCTcaccacacattttttttagattCTCAAAGGAGAACAGCAAGAGTGTTTAGAGCAGCTAAACAAAGTTGTTTTACAAGCCAGAACCCATCATTTCTCTCCTGTTATATGTCCATTCACGGTCTATATGCCCCTCTTAACATAAATCCACATTTCAGATCCAGTATTAGGTTCAAATTCATGCATTTGCCGAATTTAGATTAAAGAGGCATTAAGCTTTGCCATAATGCAGATTCACGGTCATTGTGTCAGAGTAGCACTTTACCTCAGATGTGTACATTTAAGCAGAAGATTGGTCAGTGTGATCCCATATGTATTTAGAAATGGAGATTTGTGGCAGGGctgagagagtggattattttgGGCAGATTAGTGTGTCATCTGCTGCGGGTTCAACCAGCGTAGAGAGCAATCATGTGAATGTGTGGCTAGGCAATGGGCATCAGGATTACCAGTCTTAATCTTAGAGAGTGAGCCATTATCCACTGCATTAGTCTCATGGTCCCCAGAACCACTCATGGCATCTGTTTGGTAAAAGGGTGACTGCTGTACGGTACGATACGCACAGGTCTACTAAGTGCATAAAGATGCATTGGCTTCGATTATAATGCCTGGTGGGGTTTCACTTGCAATACACATAGAGGTCTGGACAGAGTGAAGTCAAAGAATGTAAAAAGAAGAGCTACATTCTTTCCCTTAGTGGGGGAAAAAATGCAGATTCCCTTAGTTGGGAGAAAATGACCCTCATGCGTAACCATTGTTTAGCTAAAAATGAGCTTGTAATGCTTTTTGCAGTGATTTGGGAATGCATATCAAAAGATGACAGACTGTGCTCATTGTGCTAGTGGTCTTGGTGTAACACAGCTGTGTTATGACTTACTGCTACAAATAGATACCAGATCTGTTAAAAGACAGCCATCTCTTTCATTAGGacgagaaaaaaaataaacatctaaGATTGTTTAGGATGAATTGTAtgtattcctcatttgtaagtttcctttgataaaagcatctacaaaatgtataaatgttgctGTAATATTTGTATGAAAAGCCCCCAAATGAAGATCTTTTGACGGCATTATATTACATGTGATGAAAACACTGAATAAACATAAAAAGTGTTTGTAGAAGTCCctctattgtttttatttaaatatgaaagaaGATAATTCTATGACCTGCCTACAGTCAACAGCAGTCGTTCAATTGAATCGGTCAAGCGGTTCGAAACATTCTTGTTTATTGTCTGATATTTGGAAATGGTTGGTCTGTGTAAACATGCATCTGTTGTGCAGTCCTGCTGTTTTTCAGCATTTCAAGCCATGAGTGTTGTGTTTCTAAGACAAACCATTCAGTCGTCTAAAGCTATTTTGCTTCCCTTATTCTGTAGCTTGCAAAAACATAAAGGTGATCATTCAAGCTTTTTTGGCTCTTACAGTAAGAAAACCCCTTACTGTGAACTTTAGGTACAGCAGTACAGAACCCTGCACATGGCTGCTTGCAGAAAAACTGATATTGTGGCCACAAATGAAGAATATGTTCCCACAACTTATTAATTTGTGgccatgttttattcatttattccctCATTTTGGTTAAACGTTGGCCATGTTGTAGTAATCTGTTACTGGTTTTAATCATGGCACGATTTAACTAAAATGAGGGAACAGATTAGCACAAAGtggtgatttcttttttttttataatttttttttattaattaatgagaACAAACTCTAAATTTATGGCagcaataatgtttttattttctttgcatgtcatgtgcagggctccataATGGGGTGAAGGGacatgattaattattatttatttattttttatcagaaatCAGTAACTGTTATTTTGCCAAACCCATGACACACACCCAATTGAAACACACAAATGACATAAAGCCTGTCTAAAAATCCTCTACTTTATTCGATAAGATGTTTTGtaaaacattcaataaaaaatgtaatcgcttattgcttttttattaaactaGTACTTGATCTTATGCATATTTTCTCAAAGCATTCTCAAATGTAACACACCTCTAGATAATTAGACAGGTTTCTAAtgtttgaatatataaaaacatgaacaaatcaaAAGTCATAAATTAACCCCACATCCTTGCCATAAGTGCAGATTGAGCTATTAATCTAAGAAAAAAAGAAGCCTTGGCCAGTGCACAACCTCTCCGTTTGCATATCCATTCAATGTTTAAGGGTGCTGATGGTTTACTTGTCCCTCACAACACACATACATTCTTTTTAAGGAAATTGTGTACAAGGCAGTATTCGATGGTGAACTGGcaagatgcaatttttttttaatcctttagcTTTCAAGGAAGGAAGGGTGCAGTTGAACAACAGCAGGTCCATTGTAGCTTCTAAAGCAGTCAGCGCCGACAGCTTCGGTAGTGAAtcaaaccataaataaataaattaatgctcataaataagttaataaattaaaatgatctgTACATGTTTAAAAATGGTCTGTAAGTGAGAGTGCTGAGTGTGGTGTAAATAGTGCACGGGCCTGCAGGAGAACTGAACATGCTGCATAACAGAGGGAAACTCACAGATTTGCTGCCTTTGCCTTTTTTGAGCCATTCTTTTGCCATTGCATTTCGCCTCTGTCATGCGGTATGTTGTCTAACAGGCCTTTTCTGGCATTTCCATGTCGACACTACATGCTTGAACTCAAGATCAAGCATGCAAGCAGCGGCGACAACACTGAAGTCGACCAGGCAAGAGAAATTCCACTAACTGCATATAAAGATATATCGATGGTTATAAATATCATAGTTACGCATGTCAAAGTGTCAAATTCTGCAAGTGACTATATAGggctaatgtgtgtgtgagtgtgttttttaGTTGTGCAGTGGATGCTAAACTGCGGTACATTCATGGTGAGGGAATGAAACAGAAAGAGCAAGCGCCGTGTGATCCTGTCAGGCTGGTGGAGGGTCAGACGGAGAGCTGGGGCgaccgctgctgctgctgctgctgctgctgctgctgctgcttctctTTTATAGAAGCACACACTTGCCCTTCTCCACCCATGGATTGTTCTTCATCAGCTCAGGATTCAGGAAAGGGTCCTCAGGCACACACTCCTCGATCCACTTCACCAGGctgaggagagaaagaaagacacaatGATAACTGCGTGATCTATTTAAAGTAACAAGCCTTGCATTTGAGTACTATTTAGGAGTGAATAGAGCAGAGATTGTGTGACTTTGAACATGGATGCTGAGTGTTAAGGAATCAGGGCCATGCAAGATCACACCCATGTTGAACGAATGATAAATGAGGGTGATAATCGCATAACTTCTTTGCTGAAGCACCATCCATCACGGGCGATTAATAGAAATGGTGTGTCAAAGACGAGAGGGATATTCTTAGACTCCATCCAAACCCAGATGCAATTAAGTCATCATGACCCAACATTATGTCTCCACAAGTGCTTATTCAGCTAAACTGCACAATAACACTGAAGGAACCAGTATGCTGGAGTAAACTGGGCTTTGCACTACTGGCCGGTAAAAGGTCATTTCTAAAAGAGAAATTACTATGgtgaatatttcaggaagagagcCCTGGGACGCAGGGAAATGAGATGTCACTGTAATGTGACAGTGGAGGGTGTGACTAAGAGCCACGCTTGCTCTCAAATTGGAGAGTAAAGCACCAGAGATCTGAGAGCATTAGCTTTGTCCTGAACAATCACCAAGAGGACCTGGCCTCTGGGCAGCCTAATTTGTGACACGAGGTGAACCTGAAAATTCAGAAATAACTGCAGTGAGTTCATGGTGGCATAAGGGTTATTCAATCAGGAAACAGATCCACCGACAAAC is from Carassius auratus strain Wakin chromosome 28, ASM336829v1, whole genome shotgun sequence and encodes:
- the LOC113047337 gene encoding guanine nucleotide-binding protein G(I)/G(S)/G(O) subunit gamma-13, with product MDEMDLPQMKKEVESLKYQLAFKREKSSKTVTDLVKWIEECVPEDPFLNPELMKNNPWVEKGKCVLL